The Candidatus Thiothrix anitrata genome includes the window CTCAAATTCTTCCAGTGCCGCTTCGGGGATATATTCTGCCCAGTTATACACCACGAGTTTTTCTTCAGCGTGCAGTGCATTTGCTGCCACTAACAGCAATGCTGCGAACAGGGAGGTTGATTTCATGTCAGTGCTTTCTCCTGAGCAATAAGGTCGATAAAGTAACTAAGACCAGCGAAATCGCCAGCAATAAGGTCGCCAATACGTTCACTTCGGGTGACACCCCAACTTTTACCATTGAAAACACCCGAATCGGTAAAATTTCAAAGCTAGGTCCCGTCACGAATGAACTGATGATTACATCATCAAGCGACAGGGTAAAGCTTAATAACCAGCCAGCCACAATTGCCGGAAACACCAGCGGCAAAATGATCAGCCGAAAAATACGCCCCTCGCTTGCGCCCAAGTCTTGCGCGGCTTCCAGCAAATATTTATCAAAGCCTTTGAGCTGCGCATACACCGTAATCACCACAAACGGCAGGCAAAACGTAATGTGCGCAATCAGCAACGACCAAAAACCCAGTTGAACCCCTAGCGCAATAAAAATCACCAGAAAAGTAATCGCCAATACAATGTCCGGCGACATCATCACAATAAATAATAAGCCACTGGCAGTTGCTTTCAGGGGAAAGCGGTAGCGGTACAACGCCAGTGCCATTAGCGTTCCAATGAGCGTGGCAGCGGTTGCCGCCAGACTTGCCACTAACAAGGAATTCAAAAATGCTTGGATAAGTGCATCATTATTAAATAGTTTCTCGTACCACTTCCAAGTAAAGCCTTGCCACTCGTAGCCGTATTTGGAGGCGTTGAAGGAGTTGATGACCAGAATCGCAATCGGTAGATAGAGATAGAAGAAAATCGCCGCAATAAAACTCCACTTAAAGACCTTCATCATCCAACCCCCCTTGCCGATTAATGCGCCGATTTGCCAACACATACAACCACAACAACCCCGCCATAATCACAATCAACGCCACGCTAAACGCTGCGCCAAACGGCCAGTCGCGCACCACCAAAAACTGATTTTTAATGATATTCCCCAGCAATAAGTTTTTCGCGCCGCCCAGCAAATCCGCCACGTAGAACATGCCCATCGCCGGTAAAAACACCATCAAACTGCCCGCAATAATCCCCGGCATGGTCAGCGGCACAATAATCAACCGAAACCGCGCCCAAAAACTCGCACCCAAATCTTGCGCCGCTTCCAACAAAGTGCCGTCCAACTTGCCGAAACTCGACACCAACGGCAACACCATAAACGGCAGCAACACGTACACCAAGCCAAACACCACCGCAAACGGCGTGTATAACAATTGCAACGGCTCATCAATCAGCCCCATGCTCATCAACGTGCTGTTCACAATGCCTTTATTGCCTAAAATCAACTTGATAGCGTAAGTCCTAATCAGGCTATTCGTCCAAAACGGCACAATCATCAAAAACAGCAACACCCCGCGCCACACCGTCGGCAATTTCGCCAACAAATACGCAAACGGATACCCCGCCACCAAGCAAATCAGCGTAGTCAGTGCCGACAGCCACAAACTGCGCCAAAACACTTCCGCATACACCGGCTCGAATAACCGTTCCCACGAATTCAAGGTCAGCGGCCACACCGCCAAATGTTGCGCATCCGGCGACATCACACTGGTCAATAACACCAATACGTGCGGAACCAGCACAAACAAACCCAGCCACACCAGCGTCAGCACAATGGCAAAACGCCGGAAATTCAACAGGCTCATGCTTTACCCGCCCTTTCCGCAGGGATTACATGCTCCCACCCCGGAACCCAATCGACACCGACTTTTTGGTTAATGCTGTAATCAAAATCGGGGTCATCTTCGTCAAAAAACTCATGCGCCATGACCGTTTGCCCGTTTTCCAGCCGAATATGCGAATTCAGGGTTTGTCCGGTGTAATTACGCTCCAACACCACACCGGGGAAACCTTTGCGTTCCTTCACGTCCGGGCGGCAGTCGATACGCAAATCTTCTGGGCGCAACATCACATGCACCTTATCGCCCACTGCAAAACGGTGATCACACCGAATTTCGCGTTCCACACCGTTAATCATGGCTTGGTACTGGTATTCGCCTAAGGCATGGGTGATTGCGCCGTCAAACACATTGATTTCACCGATAAATTGCGCCACGAACAAGTTACGCGGGGCTTCGTAAATTTCGCGAGGTGTGCCGACTTGCTGTGCTTGCCCGTTGTGCATGACCAAAATCCGGTCAGACATCGACAAGGCTTCTTCCTGATCGTGGGTGACATACACAAAAGTAATCCCCAATTGGCGCTGCAATTGCTTGAGTTCCAACTGCATTTGTTGGCGCAATTTGTAATCGAGTGCACTAAGTGATTCATCCAATAACAAAATTTTCGGGCGATTCACCACGGCACGCGCAATTGCCACGCGCTGCTTTTGCCCGCCAGAAAGCTGATGCGGTTTGCGTGTGGCAAAATCGGACAAGCGCACAATCGCCAACGCATCTGCCACCCGCACCGCGATGTCTTGCGGATTCACCCCCGCCATTTTCAACCCAAACGCCACATTGTCGAACACGCTCAAATGCGGAAACAGCGCGTAACTCTGGAAAACGGTATTCACCGGACGCTTTTCCGCTGGCATTCCGGCAATATCATCCTCATTCAGCAGGATTTGCCCCTCATTCGGCTGCTCAAACCCTGCAATCAGGCGCAATACCGTGGTTTTACCGCAACCCGATGGGCCTAAAATTGTAAAAAATTCACCGTCGTGGATAGTGAGGTTAAATTCAGACAGCACTTCCTGAGCGGCAAAGCGTTTGCTGACATTGCTCAGGGTGAGGATCGGAGGTCGATTCAATGGCTACTCCTAGCGTAAATTGCCTAGCGTGGCGGGGTGTCATCCATTATATTTCCCACGCACCTAGATTCAATGAATAATATCCGTGCTACATAGGGTGAATGTGAAACAGAGTCGTAATGGCAACTTACCTTTGTGCCTGATTTGGATTCTATTTGATATGTATTGATTTAAATCAAGTTTGTTTATACGCAGTGGCATAGAATGAGTTCATGAAAACTGCAATCACCTTAATTTTCCTGCTATTTACGACGACCCCTAGTGTGGCGGCAGAAGCCGAGGGTATCCCTCCGCCGCCTGAGGCTTATTGTAAATGGGAGATGGTTAACTACTCTATTCCAGCATCACTGTGTGGCTTGAAGGGCGACGCGCTAAGCGGTGAGAAGGTTGTTGCTGATGCGGCACGCGGGAATTGTTTAGCCTGTCACGAATTGCCGATTAAAGACGTGGAGGCTTACGGTACCATTGCCCCGCCATTGTCCGGCATCGCTAACCGCTTGTCGGAGGCGCAATTGCGCTTACGGGTGGTGGATTCGCGCCATTTGAACCCGAATTCGATCATGCCGGGTTTTTACCGTGATCCTAGCTTGATTAACCGTCCCGGCAAAGGCTATGAAGGTAGAACCTTCCTCGCTGCTCAAGATGTGGAAGATGTCATCGCTTACTTGGTAACACTCAAATGATTACACGCACGCTATCGCGCCTGTTGGTGGGCAGTTTATTGCTGGCAGTGTCCGGATACGCAATGGCGGAAGCCCCTAAACCCGCTAAATCAGGTTATGAGTTCGTCAAAGAAGAAACCCGCGCCATGCAGGATGATGAAGTCGAAAACACGGGTTATATTGCGGTTGAGCAAGGGCGCGAGCTGTTTAATCAAAAACCTGCTTCGGGAAAATCATGCGCTAGTTGCCACGGTGAAAAAGGCGAAAAGCTGGACGTGCAGAAACTCGCCCGTTACCCGATTTACGATAAAGCTTTGGGTGGTGTGGTGCGATTGGATGATCGCATTAATATTTGTCGTGAAAAACAATCTGGTGATACGCCATTGGCAGCTCACTCCGCTGAACTGATTGCGTTGGAAACTTTCGTACGCAATTTGGCTATTGGCGAGCCGGTGAATGTGCAAACTGATGGTGAAATGGCTGACGTGCTGAAAAAAGGTGAAGAACTCTACCGCATACGCTTTGGCTTGATTGATATGTCGTGCGCCCATTGCCATGACAGTTATCCGGGGCAGTTTATTCGCGGGCAAAAGATTAGCCAAGGGCAGGGCAATGGTTTCCCCGCTTACCGCTTGGATACTGGAGAAATGGCAAACCTCGACTTGCGAATTAAGCAATGTTTGGTGCTGATGCGTGCCGAACCTTTTGCACCGGATGCGGAAGAAAGTAAGTTGTTGGGGGCTTATATTATGTCGCGCTCCAATGGGTTGAAGATTGAAACGCCTGCGATGAGGTATTGATTGTTCCGCCGCGAAGTTGCGCAGAAGGCATATGTGGTGCTTCCAAACGTTCAGCCAGTTTCTTTTTGAACTGGGTACGGATAGTGCCATCCAACTTGTGCCATTCTTGCAGGGCACTTTCCTTGAAAGCTAGCTCATAAGTCATCAAGCGTTACTTTGATGCTGGGTTCATTTTCGCGTTCCCTGACTTTTGCCAGCAATTCCAAATCATCCAGCCGTTCCATCAATGCCTCATACAAAGCAGGTGGAATGCAATAAAAGGCGGGAGTATTGTGGTTCAATACCGCTACTGCACTACCCGCCCCGAAAGACATCACTTTCATTGGGTTGGCTTTGAATTCGGAAATGCTGGCAACCGCATCCGCAAGCATTCGTGTTGGCATGTAAATTACCCTAAAATTAGTGCTAAATTCAGAGCTAATAATAGCCTTTTTTTGATGGTTCTGCATCTTCTGGTTAAACTTGGTATCTGCCGTCCATGAGCTTAATAGCACCGATAATGACCAAAACACCTTTGTTTTTTGTTAGGTGACATAGGCTTCCGCTATTCAGGATTTTTTGCAGGAAGCAATATGGCAGACACAGTAACAGGCACGTTATCATCTTCGTCATCCAAGTATCACGTCCAACCTTCGTTATTACCACCTGCTACCCAAAACGTCAGAACGTTTGAGCAAGCATTATCGGGAGAACAGACTGGACAGGCAAAACCTGCGTTTCCAACACCAGAGCAATACCAAGAAGCTTTATCGTGGTCTGAAGGGCAATCATTGGAATCGGCTAAAGCTAGGATGGCGTTTGTCCGTCCTTTGGTGGAAGCAATTATCCCGGATATTCAGGGTATTGGGGATAATGCAGCCAAAGCCCAACAATCGTGGAGTAATGGGCAATATTTATCAGCAACGGAGGCGGTAGGTGGGCTTTTAATTGGAGCTATGGAAAATATTCCGGCACTGAAAGCAGGCAAAGTGATTGGAAAGTCTGATAATCTTTACTCAGTCGATGCAAGGGAACGCGCACAAGAGATACATTCAGTGCTTGATTCTCGTGCACAACGCCAGAGAACAACAGCAGTAACGGAAACAGAG containing:
- the potC gene encoding spermidine/putrescine ABC transporter permease PotC, with the translated sequence MMKVFKWSFIAAIFFYLYLPIAILVINSFNASKYGYEWQGFTWKWYEKLFNNDALIQAFLNSLLVASLAATAATLIGTLMALALYRYRFPLKATASGLLFIVMMSPDIVLAITFLVIFIALGVQLGFWSLLIAHITFCLPFVVITVYAQLKGFDKYLLEAAQDLGASEGRIFRLIILPLVFPAIVAGWLLSFTLSLDDVIISSFVTGPSFEILPIRVFSMVKVGVSPEVNVLATLLLAISLVLVTLSTLLLRRKH
- the potA gene encoding spermidine/putrescine ABC transporter ATP-binding protein PotA: MNRPPILTLSNVSKRFAAQEVLSEFNLTIHDGEFFTILGPSGCGKTTVLRLIAGFEQPNEGQILLNEDDIAGMPAEKRPVNTVFQSYALFPHLSVFDNVAFGLKMAGVNPQDIAVRVADALAIVRLSDFATRKPHQLSGGQKQRVAIARAVVNRPKILLLDESLSALDYKLRQQMQLELKQLQRQLGITFVYVTHDQEEALSMSDRILVMHNGQAQQVGTPREIYEAPRNLFVAQFIGEINVFDGAITHALGEYQYQAMINGVEREIRCDHRFAVGDKVHVMLRPEDLRIDCRPDVKERKGFPGVVLERNYTGQTLNSHIRLENGQTVMAHEFFDEDDPDFDYSINQKVGVDWVPGWEHVIPAERAGKA
- the soxA gene encoding sulfur oxidation c-type cytochrome SoxA, whose product is MITRTLSRLLVGSLLLAVSGYAMAEAPKPAKSGYEFVKEETRAMQDDEVENTGYIAVEQGRELFNQKPASGKSCASCHGEKGEKLDVQKLARYPIYDKALGGVVRLDDRINICREKQSGDTPLAAHSAELIALETFVRNLAIGEPVNVQTDGEMADVLKKGEELYRIRFGLIDMSCAHCHDSYPGQFIRGQKISQGQGNGFPAYRLDTGEMANLDLRIKQCLVLMRAEPFAPDAEESKLLGAYIMSRSNGLKIETPAMRY
- the soxX gene encoding sulfur oxidation c-type cytochrome SoxX, coding for MKTAITLIFLLFTTTPSVAAEAEGIPPPPEAYCKWEMVNYSIPASLCGLKGDALSGEKVVADAARGNCLACHELPIKDVEAYGTIAPPLSGIANRLSEAQLRLRVVDSRHLNPNSIMPGFYRDPSLINRPGKGYEGRTFLAAQDVEDVIAYLVTLK
- a CDS encoding type II toxin-antitoxin system Phd/YefM family antitoxin, whose product is MPTRMLADAVASISEFKANPMKVMSFGAGSAVAVLNHNTPAFYCIPPALYEALMERLDDLELLAKVRERENEPSIKVTLDDL
- the potB gene encoding spermidine/putrescine ABC transporter permease PotB; its protein translation is MSLLNFRRFAIVLTLVWLGLFVLVPHVLVLLTSVMSPDAQHLAVWPLTLNSWERLFEPVYAEVFWRSLWLSALTTLICLVAGYPFAYLLAKLPTVWRGVLLFLMIVPFWTNSLIRTYAIKLILGNKGIVNSTLMSMGLIDEPLQLLYTPFAVVFGLVYVLLPFMVLPLVSSFGKLDGTLLEAAQDLGASFWARFRLIIVPLTMPGIIAGSLMVFLPAMGMFYVADLLGGAKNLLLGNIIKNQFLVVRDWPFGAAFSVALIVIMAGLLWLYVLANRRINRQGGLDDEGL